From the genome of Mycobacterium dioxanotrophicus, one region includes:
- a CDS encoding ATP-binding protein, translated as MRRTRRLYGRDAECAALDEFLADIRSGRGRVLVLRGEAGVGKTALLTYLHNRKPDVRVLRVTGVESDMELPYAGLQQLCAPLLDRLDRLTRPQRDAVSVAFGLAAGPAPDAFLVGLAVLSLLSEVAGTQPLLCLVDDAQWIDRASLQALTFVARRLTAEPVGVIFAARATAGHDTALAGLPVLAITGLCTEHAGQLLDSVVPGRLDRRVRDQIVAETRGLPLGLLESARNRTAAELAGGFGDPGRPGPPLQIELTYAQRIAAMPGPTRRLLLAAAADPVGDPLLLMRAAQRLGIPADALAPAERDGLIEFAGRVLFNHPLVRSAAYRCADLAERRAIHAVLAEVTDPAVDPDRRAWHSAYATTGPDDTVAADLEAAAERAQQRGGVAAAAAFLQRATALTRDPVRRGARALAAARAKCDAAAPAEAEDLLGIAELGPLTDLDRARATRLRARLLLSRGHLQGPAVHELLDAARQLENLDDPGAAETYLEALTAAMHAGRLGEAGTLHDTARSARAVATPAAELTHPAYLLVSGISRRIGTDSGTGHTELRAAVALLDTMLHTDPCHLQWPGGAFPIAQESAVHELWDDEAWHRLATRSVQLARDTAALAILPRALGYRAGAHIQAGEFAAAAMLIEEADSISAATGYPSMTDHSLILAAWRGHPTEANPFIQAAAERATSRGAGRLLGLTAYARALLHNGLGNYDQAYAAAREACEYQDLGLFGWSLGELVESASRCGEPDAAKRALRQLEESTLPSGTDWALGTLAASRALLADDQLAEELYVEAIQRLDRTRIVVHQARARLRHGEWLRRMNRRADARTQLGAAHTMFTRMGAHAFAERARRELVAAGQKTRSRSVAGGDRLTAQEAQIAGLAAAGLTNQEIGAQLFISTHTVEWHLRKVFVKLHITSRRQLRGTSWAH; from the coding sequence ATGCGCCGAACCCGACGCCTCTACGGTCGCGACGCCGAATGCGCTGCGCTCGACGAGTTCCTCGCCGACATCCGATCCGGCCGCGGCCGGGTGCTGGTGCTGCGCGGTGAGGCAGGTGTCGGCAAGACCGCGCTGCTGACCTATCTGCACAACCGCAAGCCCGATGTGCGCGTCCTGCGCGTCACCGGGGTGGAATCCGACATGGAACTGCCGTATGCCGGTCTGCAGCAGCTGTGCGCGCCGCTGCTCGACCGGCTCGACCGCCTGACCCGGCCCCAACGCGATGCGGTGAGCGTCGCCTTCGGCCTGGCCGCCGGGCCGGCGCCGGACGCCTTTCTGGTGGGTCTCGCGGTGCTGAGCCTGCTTTCGGAGGTCGCAGGCACGCAACCGCTGCTCTGCCTCGTCGACGATGCACAGTGGATCGACCGGGCCTCGCTGCAGGCACTCACCTTCGTCGCGCGCCGGCTCACCGCCGAACCGGTCGGCGTGATCTTCGCCGCCCGGGCCACCGCAGGCCACGACACCGCGCTGGCGGGACTCCCCGTGCTGGCCATCACCGGGCTCTGCACCGAACACGCCGGACAGCTCCTCGACTCCGTCGTGCCGGGGCGTCTCGACCGCCGGGTCCGCGACCAGATCGTGGCGGAGACCCGCGGCCTCCCCCTCGGACTGTTGGAGTCCGCCCGCAACCGCACTGCCGCCGAACTCGCCGGCGGATTCGGAGACCCCGGTCGCCCCGGTCCCCCGCTGCAGATCGAATTGACCTACGCGCAGCGCATCGCAGCCATGCCCGGCCCGACACGCCGGCTGCTGCTGGCCGCCGCCGCGGATCCCGTCGGCGACCCGTTGCTGTTGATGCGGGCGGCCCAGCGACTCGGTATCCCTGCGGACGCCCTGGCTCCGGCCGAACGCGACGGCCTGATCGAATTCGCAGGGCGCGTGCTCTTCAACCATCCGCTGGTGCGATCGGCGGCCTACCGTTGCGCCGATCTGGCCGAGCGGCGTGCGATCCACGCGGTCCTGGCCGAGGTCACCGACCCCGCCGTCGACCCCGACCGGCGCGCCTGGCATTCGGCGTATGCCACCACCGGACCCGACGACACCGTCGCCGCCGACCTGGAAGCAGCGGCCGAGCGTGCACAACAGCGCGGAGGTGTGGCGGCCGCGGCCGCCTTTCTGCAGCGGGCCACCGCACTGACCCGAGATCCCGTACGTCGCGGTGCCCGGGCCCTGGCAGCAGCGCGCGCCAAGTGCGATGCGGCGGCCCCAGCCGAGGCCGAGGATCTGCTCGGCATCGCCGAACTCGGGCCGTTGACTGATCTGGACCGGGCCCGCGCCACACGGCTGCGGGCCCGGCTGTTGCTGTCTCGCGGCCACCTCCAGGGTCCTGCGGTCCACGAACTGCTCGACGCCGCACGGCAATTGGAGAATTTAGACGATCCGGGCGCGGCTGAGACCTACCTCGAGGCGCTCACCGCGGCCATGCACGCCGGCCGGCTCGGTGAGGCGGGCACGTTGCACGACACCGCTCGGTCTGCGCGGGCCGTCGCGACGCCCGCGGCCGAACTGACTCATCCGGCGTACCTGTTGGTGAGCGGCATCTCGCGACGGATCGGGACCGACAGCGGCACAGGGCATACCGAATTGCGTGCCGCTGTGGCCCTGTTGGACACCATGCTGCACACGGATCCTTGCCACCTCCAGTGGCCGGGTGGGGCATTCCCGATCGCTCAGGAATCGGCCGTCCACGAGCTCTGGGACGACGAGGCGTGGCATCGGCTCGCGACGCGATCGGTCCAGCTGGCACGGGACACCGCAGCCCTGGCCATCCTGCCCCGGGCCCTCGGTTATCGGGCCGGAGCACACATCCAGGCCGGCGAATTCGCCGCGGCGGCCATGCTCATCGAAGAAGCCGATTCGATCAGCGCCGCAACGGGATACCCATCGATGACCGACCACTCACTGATCCTGGCCGCCTGGCGCGGTCACCCCACCGAAGCCAACCCCTTCATCCAAGCGGCCGCGGAGAGAGCCACGTCGCGCGGTGCGGGCCGCCTGCTCGGTTTGACCGCATATGCCAGGGCGCTCCTGCACAACGGTCTCGGCAACTACGACCAGGCGTACGCCGCCGCGCGTGAAGCGTGCGAATACCAAGACCTCGGCCTGTTCGGCTGGTCGCTCGGCGAGCTCGTCGAATCGGCATCGCGGTGCGGCGAACCCGATGCCGCCAAGCGGGCCCTGCGTCAACTGGAGGAAAGCACCCTGCCCAGCGGAACCGATTGGGCGCTGGGCACACTCGCGGCATCGCGCGCCCTGCTCGCCGACGATCAGCTTGCCGAGGAGCTGTACGTCGAAGCGATCCAGCGGCTCGACCGCACGCGCATCGTCGTGCACCAAGCGCGGGCCCGGCTGCGGCACGGCGAGTGGCTGCGCCGCATGAACCGGCGTGCCGACGCGCGCACGCAACTCGGCGCCGCCCACACCATGTTCACGCGCATGGGCGCGCACGCCTTCGCCGAGCGGGCCCGCCGAGAGCTGGTGGCCG